The proteins below come from a single Mugil cephalus isolate CIBA_MC_2020 chromosome 7, CIBA_Mcephalus_1.1, whole genome shotgun sequence genomic window:
- the LOC125010513 gene encoding RING finger protein 212B-like isoform X1, with product MDWFHCNQCFTKTGLKFAVSSCGHICCEACIQSKQCGVCGSSCSYLPITDTMNPREKVFFKEPVKIIQSQLGHISQIAIFQRAQMEKVTAHFKRRSAELERRLKEVSEQSHRQISELKRENADLKKQLSELKRETEDLKRPLSQRRVSPGHFQTEGSQRMSLPVAVTSPVTPRSRPMSYIGSAESQRWPRERGPSLPLTTPGSATSISSHSSLHGHRTPTSLNTPTRAQTSNAFQFQFLSGLSIQSPRH from the exons ATGGACTGGTTCCATTGCAACCAGTGCTTCACAAAAACAGGGTTGAAGTTTGCTGTGTCCAGCTGTGGCCACATCTGCTGTGAAGCGTGCATTCAATCTA AGCAGTGTGGCGTATGTGGCTCCAGCTGCAGCTATCTGCCCATCACAGACACG ATGAATCCACgggaaaaagtgtttttcaagGAGCCAGTGAAGATCATCCAGTCACAGCTGGGACACATATCACAG ATTGCAATTTTTCAGCGCGCACAGATGGAGAAAGTCACAGCACACTTCAAGCGTAGGTCTGCAGAACTGGAAAGGCGTCTGAAGGAAGTCTCCGAGCAGAGTCACAG GCAAATCTCAGAGCTGAAAAGAGAGAACGCCGACTTAAAGAAACAGCTGTCAGAGCtgaaaagagaaactgaagaTTTAAAAAGGCCGCTTTCTCAGAGGAGG GTTTCTCCAGGACACTTTCAAACTGAGGG caGTCAGAGGATGTCACTACCTGTGGCTGTCACCTCCCCAG TTACGCCTCGCTCAAGACCTATGAG TTATATAGGGTCAGCAGAATCCCAGAGGTGGCCCAGAGAGCGGGGTCCTAGTCTGCCTCTCACT ACTCCTGGATCAGCCACCTCTATTTCCAGCCACAGTTCTCTTCATGGACACA GAACGCCCACATCCTTAAACACACCTACGAG AGCGCAGACTTCTAATGCTTTCCAGTTCCAGTTTCTAAGTGGATTATCAATACAGTCACCCAGGCACTAA
- the dhrs1 gene encoding dehydrogenase/reductase SDR family member 1: MSLSGYVCLVTGASRGIGRGIALQLSEAGATVYITGRQEKTLKETAAQVKERGGKCVPVICDSTKDEDIEGLFEQIKREQNGRLDILVNNAYAGVQAIFENMGKKFWEIDPSIWDSINNTGLRGHYFCSVYASRMMVAQGQGLIVTISSMGGLRYLFNVPYGVGKAACDRLAADMAVELKRRGVASVSLWPGAVQTELVSQFVQEKDTPVGIDPKFKEAFVNGETTELSGKCIVNLAKDKNLMSLTGKVLMTCDLARRYGIRDVDGRSITDYTSLKFLLTQVPYLSWLSVVVPSFLRVPRFMLTLASSRF, translated from the exons ATGTCCCTGTCTGGCTATGTGTGTCTAGTAACTGGTGCCTCCAGGGGCATTGGCAGGGGAATAGCTCTCCAGCTGTCTGAGGCAGGAGCCACCGTCTACATCACAGGACGTCAGGAGAAGACTCTGAAAGAAACTGCCGCGCAG gtgaaggagaggggaggaaagtGTGTGCCAGTGATCTGTGATTCTACAAAAGATGAAGACATTGAAGGACTGTTTGAACAGATCAAACGTGAACAGAACGGCAGACTGGACATACTGGTTAACAATGCCTATGCCGGAGTACAG gctATCTTTGAGAACATGGGCAAAAAGTTCTGGGAAATAGATCCATCTATTTGGGATTCTATCAACAACACAGGCCTCAG GGGTCACTATTTTTGCTCGGTTTATGCGTCCCGGATGATGGTGGCTCAAGGTCAAGGTTTAATCGTGACCATTTCCTCGATGGGTGGGCTGCGGTATCTCTTCAACGTGCCTTATGGTGTCGGTAAAGCCGCA TGTGACAGACTCGCAGCGGATATGGCTGTTGAGCTGAAAAGACGGGGAGTGGCTTCTGTCAGCCTGTGGCCCGGAGCAGTACAAACAGAGCTGGTGTCTCAGTTTGTACAAGAGAAGGATACACCAGTGGGCATTGATCCGAAG TTCAAAGAGGCATTTGTCAATGGAGAAACCACTGAACTGAGCGGGAAGTGCATCGTCAACCTGGCAAAAG ACAAAAATCTGATGTCGCTGACTGGCAAAGTGCTCATGACTTGTGATCTTGCACGGCGCTATGGGATACGAGATGTTGATG ggcgGAGTATAACTGATTACACTTCCCTGAAATTCCTCCTGACCCAAGTGCCGTATCTCTCCTGGCTGTCCGTTGTAGTCCCCTCATTCCTGCGAGTGCCTCGCTTTATGCTCACCCTGGCGAGCAGCCGCTTCTAA
- the homeza gene encoding homeobox and leucine zipper encoding a isoform X1: protein MDFSWMPVPSAPTLCDQSPNSRKTKGKEPILIAQMATYTEHNGRNGLLVGLKEPLQGKVTKTECEAKLEAERSSKDLCHSASSAESNTSGGPSFTTNNNSVVCLPLVSEGLKLVWTQSDQTRELDTIPELVQAFNLFPYPSSHEVSALARACALPLDKVKVWFMVQRIKYGISWSSEEIEETRRKLAVPEIYEDTAETNEEAAAKTKSKSFEQLVIDDKETNEEEAALSSLIPHKKTPKCESPDSYKPAKTSAPCFSSTLPPPQDSYFYRPPADQPTSTATDVSLDLSDSSTRQHRHGRYKKSKVQLAALRKSFLRENWPAEAELRRLQEETGLSRNDIRKWFSDSRYQLRVGRGSLAAAQSYSHHSVVVSKHDPQPLPLITQKTRQLNGAKGLEAARSNGIRNSHFFQTFLTNSLEAFGDRVPDTQEGDVVEELSGDGDSFKDEEQSEEVPLQLTKTCKAEADVPQEPSSVLKSSPYSSPSGSPPLTASPSKPLSNRTSTSKKSAYSAKTSPSQTPVSFSGASTSTSAFSPLTPAGRPRKTKEQLDVLKQHFLRCQWPKSEDYTELVKLTGLPRADVIQWFGDTRYAVKNGQLRWVKGVRDQFMAELALQQSSSGVTNGGGTSTRPGGSRKRKAQANGRSTDSPDLQPLAAYYLSTGTLHEKDLDTLCKKSRMSYQQVRDWFAAQDVGENDQEHVETSEHF from the exons ATGGATTTCTCATGGATGCCCGTTCCTTCTGCTCCCACCCTTTGCGACCAATCCCCCAACTCGCGCAAAACAAAA GGGAAGGAACCTATTTTGATAGCCCAGATGGCAACATACACTGAACATAATGGCCGGAACGGACTTCTTGTGGGCCTGAAGGAGCCCTTACAAGGGAAGGTGACGAAGACAGAATGTGAAGCAAAGCTTGAAGCTGAACGCTCCTCCAAAGATTTGTGCCATTCTGCCAGCTCGGCTGAAAGTAACACAAGCGGTGGGCCGAGTttcaccaccaacaacaactcTGTCGTGTGTCTTCCTCTGGTGTCGGAGGGACTCAAACTGGTGTGGACACAGTCTGATCAGACCCGTGAACTTGACACGATCCCAGAGCTGGTCCAGGCTTTTAACTTATTTCCGTACCCATCATCTCACGAGGTCAGTGCCCTGGCTCGGGCATGTGCCTTGCCCCTGGACAAAGTAAAAGTGTGGTTTATGGTGCAGAGAATCAAATATGGTATTAGCTGGTCCTCGGAGGAGATCGAGGAGACACGAAGGAAGCTGGCTGTTCCTGAGATTTATGAAGACACTGCGGAAACAAATGAAGAAGCCGCCGCGAAGACCAAGAGCAAAAGTTTTGAGCAGCTGGTAATTGACGACAAGGAAACCAATGAAGAGGAAGCTGCTTTGTCGAGCCTCATCCCCCACAAGAAAACACCAAAGTGTGAATCACCAGATTCATATAAACCAGCCAAAACTAGTGCCCCGTGTTTCAGTTCcaccctcccacctcctcaGGATTCTTACTTCTACCGCCCACCAGCAGACCAACCAACTAGCACAGCGACTGATGTCTCCCTTGACCTTTCTGACTCGTCTACGCGACAGCACCGTCATGGACGCTACAAAAAGTCCAAAGTTCAGCTAGCTGCCCTTCGCAAAAGTTTTCTGAGGGAGAACTGGCCCGCTGAAGCAGAGCTCAGACGTTTGCAGGAAGAGACCGGACTGAGCCGTAACGACATACGTAAATGGTTCAGCGACAGTCGTTATCAGTTACGAGTTGGTCGAGGCAGCCTGGCAGCAGCCCAGTCCTATTCTCACCACAGCGTCGTAGTAAGTAAACACGATCCACAACCTCTTCCTCTTATTACCCAGAAGACTCGTCAGCTGAACGGGGCAAAAGGCCTCGAGGCAGCGCGCAGCAATGGGATTAGAAATTCGCATTTCTTTCAGACCTTTTTGACAAACAGCCTGGAAGCATTCGGGGACAGGGTCCCTGACACTCAAGAGGGTGACGTTGTGGAGGAACTTTCTGGTGACGGGGACAGTTTTAAAGATGAGGAACAAAGTGAAGAAGTACCCTTACAGCTGACCAAGACCTGCAAGGCTGAGGCAGACGTCCCCCAGGAACCGTCGAGTGTATTAAAATCCTCTCCCTATTCTTCCCCCTCCGGCAGCCCGCCACTGACTGCCTCACCTAGTAAGCCACTTTCAAACAGAACCAGCACATCAAAGAAGTCCGCCTACTCAGCCAAAACCAGTCCCTCACAAACACCAGTGAGCTTCTCAGGGGCTTCTACGTCCACATCCGCATTCTCCCCCCTCACTCCTGCGGGGCGACCCAGAAAGACCAAGGAGCAGTTGGATGTATTAAAGCAGCACTTCTTGCGTTGCCAGTGGCCCAAGAGTGAAGATTACACTGAACTTGTCAAGCTTACAGGTTTACCCCGGGCCGATGTCATCCAGTGGTTCGGCGACACGCGGTACGCCGTCAAAAACGGCCAGCTGCGCTGGGTGAAGGGGGTCCGCGACCAGTTCATGGCGGAGCTCGCCCTCCAGCAAAGCAGCAGCGGCGTGACGAACGGAGGTGGGACGTCCACTCGGCCCGGCGGGAGTCGCAAAAGAAAAGCTCAAGCGAACGGCAGAAGTACAGATTCCCCCGATCTCCAGCCCTTGGCAGCATATTACCTTTCAACAGGCACACTTCACGAAAAAGACCTTGACACTCTATGCAAGAAATCGAGAATGAGCTACCAGCAGGTGAGAGATTGGTTTGCAGCTCAGGATGTTGGGGAGAACGACCAAGAACACGTTGAGACTTCAGAACATTTCTAA
- the LOC125010513 gene encoding RING finger protein 212B-like isoform X2 codes for MWLQLQLSAHHRHANALNLDSFLPQMNPREKVFFKEPVKIIQSQLGHISQIAIFQRAQMEKVTAHFKRRSAELERRLKEVSEQSHRQISELKRENADLKKQLSELKRETEDLKRPLSQRRVSPGHFQTEGSQRMSLPVAVTSPVTPRSRPMSYIGSAESQRWPRERGPSLPLTTPGSATSISSHSSLHGHRTPTSLNTPTRAQTSNAFQFQFLSGLSIQSPRH; via the exons ATGTGGCTCCAGCTGCAGCTATCTGCCCATCACAGACACG ccaATGCTTTAAATCTGGACTCATTTCTACCTCAGATGAATCCACgggaaaaagtgtttttcaagGAGCCAGTGAAGATCATCCAGTCACAGCTGGGACACATATCACAG ATTGCAATTTTTCAGCGCGCACAGATGGAGAAAGTCACAGCACACTTCAAGCGTAGGTCTGCAGAACTGGAAAGGCGTCTGAAGGAAGTCTCCGAGCAGAGTCACAG GCAAATCTCAGAGCTGAAAAGAGAGAACGCCGACTTAAAGAAACAGCTGTCAGAGCtgaaaagagaaactgaagaTTTAAAAAGGCCGCTTTCTCAGAGGAGG GTTTCTCCAGGACACTTTCAAACTGAGGG caGTCAGAGGATGTCACTACCTGTGGCTGTCACCTCCCCAG TTACGCCTCGCTCAAGACCTATGAG TTATATAGGGTCAGCAGAATCCCAGAGGTGGCCCAGAGAGCGGGGTCCTAGTCTGCCTCTCACT ACTCCTGGATCAGCCACCTCTATTTCCAGCCACAGTTCTCTTCATGGACACA GAACGCCCACATCCTTAAACACACCTACGAG AGCGCAGACTTCTAATGCTTTCCAGTTCCAGTTTCTAAGTGGATTATCAATACAGTCACCCAGGCACTAA
- the LOC125010879 gene encoding zona pellucida sperm-binding protein 3-like, producing the protein MMALFLCCVLLLSLAVVMSVNADMKLDCKSDFVTLVWTESESEADTSLFRLGSCLPTSLTPTQAVFSVNLNDCDFRRLVSGNQLIYTNDLIYISSPDSVIRPYAHPVVCAYERPKDWYPLIYDPEFNTYGQEDLVFNFGIMNADFSGPAESTSFPLGSIIPIMASVEQQSHQPLLLLLEECVASSTPQLLPESNIYPIITNKGCLVDSKVTRSKFEPRQRPSEIHLSLQAFRFAQQNEVYIHCNLVAWDPNGLDNTKKACQYVKDKGWELLDDPAYSGLCNCCDSSCGSRKTRSASLRTDRVQNAVLGPLAITDS; encoded by the exons ATGATGGCgctctttttgtgttgtgtgctaCTTTTGAGCTTGGCAGTGGTGATGTCAGTAAATGCAG ACATGAAACTGGACTGCAAGTCTGATTTTGTGACGTTGGTGTGGACGGAGAGCGAATCGGAGGCAGACACTTCCTTGTTCCGTCTGGGCAGCTGCTTGCCCACTAGCCTCACACCTACTCAGGCCGTTTTCAGCGTGAACCTCAATGATTGTGACTTCAGGAGATTG GTTTCTGGGAATCAACTGATTTACACCAACGATCTGATCTACATTTCCTCTCCTGATTCTGTCATACGTCCCTACGCTCACCCAGTAGTCTGTGCTTATGAGAG ACCCAAGGATTGGTACCCTCTGATTTATGACCCGGAGTTTAATACCTATGGCCAAGAAGATCTCGTGTTTAATTTTGGAATAATGAACG CCGACTTCTCAGGCCCTGCTGAATCCACCAGTTTTCCTCTGGGCTCCATCATTCCCATCATGGCTAGCGTGGAGCAGCAGTCTCATCAGcctctcctgctgcttcttgAGGAATGCGTCGCTTCCAGTACTCCCCAGCTGCTGCCTGAAAGCAACATATACCCCATCATCACCAATAAGGG ATGTCTTGTAGATAGTAAAGTGACACGGTCAAAATTCGAACCGCGGCAAAGACCGTCAGAGATCCATCTGTCCCTTCAAGCCTTTAGGTTTGCTCAGcaaaatgaa GTATACATCCACTGCAACCTTGTGGCTTGGGACCCCAATGGTCTTGACAACACGAAGAAGGCCTGTCAATATGTCAAAGATAAGGG CTGGGAGCTTCTGGACGACCCTGCTTATAGTGGTTTGTGCAATTGCTGTGACTCCAGCTGCGGATCCAGGAAAACAAGGAGCGCATCATTAA GAACAGACAGAGTACAGAACGCTGTCCTCGGGCCACTTGCCATCACTGATTCCTGA
- the homeza gene encoding homeobox and leucine zipper encoding a isoform X2 has product MATYTEHNGRNGLLVGLKEPLQGKVTKTECEAKLEAERSSKDLCHSASSAESNTSGGPSFTTNNNSVVCLPLVSEGLKLVWTQSDQTRELDTIPELVQAFNLFPYPSSHEVSALARACALPLDKVKVWFMVQRIKYGISWSSEEIEETRRKLAVPEIYEDTAETNEEAAAKTKSKSFEQLVIDDKETNEEEAALSSLIPHKKTPKCESPDSYKPAKTSAPCFSSTLPPPQDSYFYRPPADQPTSTATDVSLDLSDSSTRQHRHGRYKKSKVQLAALRKSFLRENWPAEAELRRLQEETGLSRNDIRKWFSDSRYQLRVGRGSLAAAQSYSHHSVVVSKHDPQPLPLITQKTRQLNGAKGLEAARSNGIRNSHFFQTFLTNSLEAFGDRVPDTQEGDVVEELSGDGDSFKDEEQSEEVPLQLTKTCKAEADVPQEPSSVLKSSPYSSPSGSPPLTASPSKPLSNRTSTSKKSAYSAKTSPSQTPVSFSGASTSTSAFSPLTPAGRPRKTKEQLDVLKQHFLRCQWPKSEDYTELVKLTGLPRADVIQWFGDTRYAVKNGQLRWVKGVRDQFMAELALQQSSSGVTNGGGTSTRPGGSRKRKAQANGRSTDSPDLQPLAAYYLSTGTLHEKDLDTLCKKSRMSYQQVRDWFAAQDVGENDQEHVETSEHF; this is encoded by the coding sequence ATGGCAACATACACTGAACATAATGGCCGGAACGGACTTCTTGTGGGCCTGAAGGAGCCCTTACAAGGGAAGGTGACGAAGACAGAATGTGAAGCAAAGCTTGAAGCTGAACGCTCCTCCAAAGATTTGTGCCATTCTGCCAGCTCGGCTGAAAGTAACACAAGCGGTGGGCCGAGTttcaccaccaacaacaactcTGTCGTGTGTCTTCCTCTGGTGTCGGAGGGACTCAAACTGGTGTGGACACAGTCTGATCAGACCCGTGAACTTGACACGATCCCAGAGCTGGTCCAGGCTTTTAACTTATTTCCGTACCCATCATCTCACGAGGTCAGTGCCCTGGCTCGGGCATGTGCCTTGCCCCTGGACAAAGTAAAAGTGTGGTTTATGGTGCAGAGAATCAAATATGGTATTAGCTGGTCCTCGGAGGAGATCGAGGAGACACGAAGGAAGCTGGCTGTTCCTGAGATTTATGAAGACACTGCGGAAACAAATGAAGAAGCCGCCGCGAAGACCAAGAGCAAAAGTTTTGAGCAGCTGGTAATTGACGACAAGGAAACCAATGAAGAGGAAGCTGCTTTGTCGAGCCTCATCCCCCACAAGAAAACACCAAAGTGTGAATCACCAGATTCATATAAACCAGCCAAAACTAGTGCCCCGTGTTTCAGTTCcaccctcccacctcctcaGGATTCTTACTTCTACCGCCCACCAGCAGACCAACCAACTAGCACAGCGACTGATGTCTCCCTTGACCTTTCTGACTCGTCTACGCGACAGCACCGTCATGGACGCTACAAAAAGTCCAAAGTTCAGCTAGCTGCCCTTCGCAAAAGTTTTCTGAGGGAGAACTGGCCCGCTGAAGCAGAGCTCAGACGTTTGCAGGAAGAGACCGGACTGAGCCGTAACGACATACGTAAATGGTTCAGCGACAGTCGTTATCAGTTACGAGTTGGTCGAGGCAGCCTGGCAGCAGCCCAGTCCTATTCTCACCACAGCGTCGTAGTAAGTAAACACGATCCACAACCTCTTCCTCTTATTACCCAGAAGACTCGTCAGCTGAACGGGGCAAAAGGCCTCGAGGCAGCGCGCAGCAATGGGATTAGAAATTCGCATTTCTTTCAGACCTTTTTGACAAACAGCCTGGAAGCATTCGGGGACAGGGTCCCTGACACTCAAGAGGGTGACGTTGTGGAGGAACTTTCTGGTGACGGGGACAGTTTTAAAGATGAGGAACAAAGTGAAGAAGTACCCTTACAGCTGACCAAGACCTGCAAGGCTGAGGCAGACGTCCCCCAGGAACCGTCGAGTGTATTAAAATCCTCTCCCTATTCTTCCCCCTCCGGCAGCCCGCCACTGACTGCCTCACCTAGTAAGCCACTTTCAAACAGAACCAGCACATCAAAGAAGTCCGCCTACTCAGCCAAAACCAGTCCCTCACAAACACCAGTGAGCTTCTCAGGGGCTTCTACGTCCACATCCGCATTCTCCCCCCTCACTCCTGCGGGGCGACCCAGAAAGACCAAGGAGCAGTTGGATGTATTAAAGCAGCACTTCTTGCGTTGCCAGTGGCCCAAGAGTGAAGATTACACTGAACTTGTCAAGCTTACAGGTTTACCCCGGGCCGATGTCATCCAGTGGTTCGGCGACACGCGGTACGCCGTCAAAAACGGCCAGCTGCGCTGGGTGAAGGGGGTCCGCGACCAGTTCATGGCGGAGCTCGCCCTCCAGCAAAGCAGCAGCGGCGTGACGAACGGAGGTGGGACGTCCACTCGGCCCGGCGGGAGTCGCAAAAGAAAAGCTCAAGCGAACGGCAGAAGTACAGATTCCCCCGATCTCCAGCCCTTGGCAGCATATTACCTTTCAACAGGCACACTTCACGAAAAAGACCTTGACACTCTATGCAAGAAATCGAGAATGAGCTACCAGCAGGTGAGAGATTGGTTTGCAGCTCAGGATGTTGGGGAGAACGACCAAGAACACGTTGAGACTTCAGAACATTTCTAA